A portion of the Phyllopteryx taeniolatus isolate TA_2022b chromosome 15, UOR_Ptae_1.2, whole genome shotgun sequence genome contains these proteins:
- the ccng2 gene encoding cyclin-G2, which yields MDALKLMKELRANYELEVYYLPKETGLSLIESTDQSDGRISAKCRDAKVEDLWSLTSFFGYSTQTFVLAVNLLDRFLAMMRIQPKHLSCVSLSCLHMAAKATEEECDLTSADELIRIGQCRFSVSDLGRMEKIIADKLDFESNSVTALTFLHLYHQIALSHSTERKETLSLAKLEAQLKACLCRISFSKAKPSVLALSLLRQEIEAVRSEDKLEIAHHIQRHLKIADGELLLWRGQVAQCLSDYASPECSKPNHKKLQWIVSRRTAQNLHSSYRSVPELPTIPECCWDECESEDMMSSGEDSLSSSLGSDGEGPFFPAHLRQYLDA from the exons ATGGATGCCTTGAAACTGATGAAGGAGCTGCGGGCGAACTATGAGCTGGAGGTCTATTATCTCCCGAAGGAGACAGGCCTGAGTCTCATTGAGTCCACCGATCAG AGCGACGGGCGGATCTCAGCCAAGTGCAGAGATGCCAAAGTGGAGGACTTATGGAGTCTGACCAGCTTCTTTGGCTACAGCACGCAGACCTTCGTCCTGGCCGTTAACCTGCTTGACAGATTCCTGGCCATGATGAGG ATCCAACCAAAGCACTTGTCCTGCGTCAGCTTGAGCTGCCTCCACATGGCCGCCAAAGCGACGGAGGAGGAGTGCGACCTCACGTCCGCGGACGAGCTCATCCGCATCGGGCAGTGCCGCTTCAGCGTGTCCGACCTCGGCCGCATGGAGAAGATCATCGCGGATAAGCTCGACTTCGAGTCCAACTCCGTCACGGCCTTGACCTTTCTGCACCTGTACCATCAGATCGCACTGTCGCACTCCACAGAGAG GAAGGAGACGTTGAGCCTGGCGAAGCTGGAGGCTCAGCTTAAAGCCTGCCTGTGCCGGATCTCCTTCTCCAAAGCTAAG CCTTCCGTCCTGGCCTTGTCCCTCCTGAGACAGGAGATCGAAGCCGTTCGGTCGGAGGACAAGCTGGAAATAGCCCATCACATCCAGAGGCACCTGAAG ATTGCAGACGGTGAACTCCTGCTGTGGCGTGGTCAAGTTGCTCAGTGCCTGTCGGACTACGCCTCGCCAGAGTGCAGCAAGCCCAATCATAAGAAACTCCAGTGGATCGTGTCTCGCAGGACTGCCCAGAACCTGCACAGCAGCTACCGCAGTGTACCCGAGCTGCCCACCATCCCCGAGTGCTGTTGGGATGAGTGTGAGAG TGAGGACATGATGAGTTCGGGCGAGGACTCCCTCAGCAGCTCACTGGGCAGCGATGGCGAAGGGCCGTTCTTTCCAGCGCACCTCCGCCAATACCTCGACGCCTGA